One part of the Arabidopsis thaliana chromosome 4, partial sequence genome encodes these proteins:
- the EARLI1 gene encoding Bifunctional inhibitor/lipid-transfer protein/seed storage 2S albumin superfamily protein (pEARLI 1; FUNCTIONS IN: lipid binding; INVOLVED IN: defense response to fungus, lipid transport; LOCATED IN: endomembrane system; EXPRESSED IN: 6 plant structures; EXPRESSED DURING: LP.06 six leaves visible, LP.04 four leaves visible, 4 anthesis, LP.02 two leaves visible, LP.08 eight leaves visible; CONTAINS InterPro DOMAIN/s: Bifunctional inhibitor/plant lipid transfer protein/seed storage (InterPro:IPR016140), Plant lipid transfer protein/seed storage/trypsin-alpha amylase inhibitor (InterPro:IPR003612), Plant lipid transfer protein/hydrophobic protein, helical domain (InterPro:IPR013770); BEST Arabidopsis thaliana protein match is: Bifunctional inhibitor/lipid-transfer protein/seed storage 2S albumin superfamily protein (TAIR:AT4G12490.1); Has 25729 Blast hits to 6685 proteins in 920 species: Archae - 83; Bacteria - 6798; Metazoa - 2174; Fungi - 817; Plants - 5752; Viruses - 1740; Other Eukaryotes - 8365 (source: NCBI BLink).), with protein sequence MASKNSASIALFFALNIIFFTLTAATDCGCNPSPKHKPVPSPKPKPVPSPKPKPVPSPSVPSPSVPSPNPRPVTPPRTPGSSGNCPIDALRLGVCANVLSSLLNIQLGQPSAQPCCSLIQGLVDLDAAICLCTALRANVLGINLNVPISLSVLLNVCNRKVPSGFQCA encoded by the coding sequence atggctTCAAAGAACTCAGCCTCTATTGCTCTTTTCTTCGCCCTTAACATCATATTCTTCACCTTAACCGCTGCAACAGATTGTGGTTGCAACCCAAGTCCTAAGCACAAGCCTGTCCCAAGTCCTAAACCCAAGCCGGTCCCAAGTCCCAAACCCAAGCCGGTCCCAAGTCCTTCAGTACCAAGTCCTTCGGTCCCAAGTCCTAACCCTAGGCCGGTCACGCCTCCGAGAACCCCTGGCTCATCTGGAAACTGTCCTATCGATGCTCTCAGACTCGGTGTATGTGCGAACGTTTTAAGCAGTCTACTCAACATTCAATTGGGTCAGCCATCAGCTCAACCATGTTGCTCGCTCATCCAAGGTTTGGTTGACCTCGACGCTGCCATTTGTCTTTGCACTGCGCTTAGGGCTAACGTTCTTGGTATCAACCTTAACGTCCCGATATCTCTCAGTGTTCTTCTCAACGTTTGTAACAGAAAGGTTCCGTCTGGCTTCCAATGTGCTTGA